The Nicotiana tomentosiformis chromosome 2, ASM39032v3, whole genome shotgun sequence genome includes the window GGGGTGGCAACTTTGTGACGTACACCATACTTTTCTAACAGCTTTGCGAAGGCTCGATTACAGAAGTGAGTGCCTCCGTCACTGATTAtcgcccttggagtgccaaatcgggtgaatatattttttctcaaaaAGCCAATTACTCCCTTAGCATCATTTTTCGGGAGCACTGCAGCCTCTACCCATTTCGACATGTAGTCCACTACTACGAGTATGTATTTGTTGCTATATGAGCTGAcgaaaggccccatgaaatcAATTTCCCACACGTCAAACACTTCTACCTTttgaattgggttcataggcatctTATGTAGACGGGAAATATTCCCAGttcgttggcattcatcacaacctttcacccgtaAGTGTGCATCCTTGAACATTGTCGGCCAGTAGAAGCTTGATTCCAGCACTTTCGCGGCGATCCTTACTTCTCCGAAGTGGCCACCATATGGTGATGCATGACAAGCCTacaaaacagaagattgatctatctcggggatacatctccggatcatgttatcaacacaaattCTGAACAtgtaaggctcatcccaataatacatgtgacagtcacgaaagaactttttcttttgaacagagGAAAGATCATAGGGGATaataccgcttgccaggtagtttgcaatgtctgcataccatggcgcttCCTCCAGTATCACTGCTAGCAATTGTTCATCTGGGAATATCTCAGTTATATCTTCTACCTCGACTTTCTTTTCAGCTCCCTCTAACCTTGaaaggtggtctgccacttggttctcTGCCCATTTTCTAtcgcggatctccaaatcaaattcttgtagcaaaagaacccaacggatcaagcgtggctttgactccttctttgctatcaggtacctaagtgctgcatggtcagtataaacaatcacttttgaaccaatcaaataagacctgaatttgtcgaatgCAAACACCACAGCCAACATCTCTTTCTCAGTCACGGTATAATTGAGTTATGCACCGCTCAGCattctgcttgcatagtaaaGTGGGTGCACCAGTTTGTCCTTTCGCTGCCCCAtgactgctcctatagcatagtcacttgcatcacacatgagctcaaatggttgctcccagttgggtgcaacgatgattggtgcagtcaccagtctCCTTTTCAGCTCCTCAAAGGCTAACCTTCaatcatcagaaaacacaaaagaatgatccttttcaaggagtttacaTAAGGGTTAGCAatttttgagaaatcctttataaatcgccTGTAAAACCTGGCGTGCCCAACGAAACTTCTTACTGCCTTAACTGAAGTGGGCGGTGGAACCTTCTCAATCACctcaaccttagcatggtcaacttcaatacccttactggacactcAATGCCCCAAcactataccttcttgtaccataaaatggcatttctcccagtTCAACACTAAATTTGTCTCCATACACCTTTTTAACACTCTTCTTAAATTATGCAGACAGTCTTCAAATGAATCCCCTaccacagagaaatcatccataaatacttccataatatcttcaaccatgtcagtaaaaatggctaacatacacctctgaaaggtggctggtgcattgcataggccaaacggcattctccgaaaggcaaagatgccatacaGGCAAGTGAATGATGTCTTATCTCTATCCTCAGGGGCTATGGAAATCTGATTGTACCCCGAATACCCATCCAAAAAATAGAAGTGAGACTTCCATGCcagtctatccaacatttggtcaatgaatagtaaaggaaaatggtctttccgggtggctgtgttcagttttctataatccatACAAATTCGCCAACCCGTAACTGTACGAGTtgagatcaactcattattctTATTGGGCACTACAGTCATTCCACCattctttggcacacactgaactgggctaACCTAATTACTGTCAGAGATTGGGAAGATGATTCttgcatctaaccacttgatcacttctttcttcaccacttctttcatgttggggtttagccttctttgatgttctctggaatgtttgtgcccatcttctaatagaatcttatgcatacaaaatgtCGGGCTGATCCCCTTAATATCTGCAATGGTCTAGCCAATTGCAGTCTTGCATTCCATTaacacctgcaaaagttgttcttcttgcacatctaacaaattggatgagataataacaggtaaagtggatttaggtcccaagaaagcgtACCTGAGGTGAAAAAGTAACGGTTTTAGTTCCAACTATGGTGgctcttcaattgacggcttagCTGGaggtatttttctttctttcaagtGTAAGGGCTCGAATTCGAactctcttttccagtaccctcGCCCTTCAAGGGCCAAAACCCACTTTGTCAAGTTTTCACCATTCatttcttctaagttcataagacATGTTGCTAGAGGACTTTTGCATTCAGAGTCTTATCTTCCTCCTCCAAGATCACATCCACAGCTTCTAtcagagagcagttagcaaactcACTAGGTCGCCGCATAGATTTTTGCACATTAAACTTTATCTCTTCATCGTTCAATCTCATCTTTAGCTctccagtttcacaatcaattaggGCTCTCCCAGTGGAAaagaatggccttcccaaaattatgggaatctcctcgtcaacccggcAGTCTAAAATGACAAAATCTACTGGGAAAACAAACTTCCCCACCTGTACTAATACATATCATCAATGATaccagagggcctcttcactATCCGATCGGCCAGCTGTAATAACATCGACGTGGGtctagctcttccaatgcctaaccttttgtagatagtcaagggcatcaagtttatgcttgcccccaaatcacaaagtgccttagcaaacgcatagttgcctattgtgcatgggattgtgaaactccctggatcagataacttctcagctatgggtcttGCCACAACAGCACTACATTTCTGAGTCAGTGTAACCGaggccaagtcttgaaagtcaaACTTACGATACATCAAgtcttcatcatttttgcataaccaggcatttcctttaaggcatcaatcaatggaatgtttacctgaatttgcttcaacatctccaagaatttcttatattgctcatccttttgatatttggccaatctttgGGGGAAGGGTGTTGGAGGCCGCTTCTTTAATGTGCTTTGATTTTGAAGCTCCTTTGGCACTGTTTCTGCTGCCTTCTCTTGCTCTGACTCAGTTTTCTTCGCGACTTCTGTTTCCTTACTTGTTTCGGCTGGCGCATGTTGTACCATCACCTCTGTTAACCCTGTTGAGTCATCTATCTCGATGGGTACATGCACAAGTGTTTCAGTAGGCCGACTTTCGCGAGCCATCTCTTGCTCCAGATttaggtctctaccatttcgtagactcactgccataagctGTTTTGGGCCCTAttcttttggattgacttgtgtgTCAGCAGGTAACGCCCCTTGGGGACGATTGTTTAGGGCCATAGaaatctgtcctaattgaatctcaatacccTTTATTGCTGATTCATGCGAGTCTACCCTCTGTTGCATTTTTTCCGTTGACCCAATCAATTGTTGCAGCATTCCCTCAAGTTTAGTAAACCCATCCTCTAGTCTCATaatctgttgttgttgaggttgttgataagtcagctgctgattttgctggatGTAGccttgttgcctttggtaaggcgcAACTTGACCCATTGGTCGCATAGCTCCagcattgttgttgttattgtactgttgttgagctggtctatattgttgattatgttgaCCCCAATTCAAACCACCTTGCCTCTGTCTCCCATAGTTGGCTACAT containing:
- the LOC138904331 gene encoding uncharacterized protein codes for the protein MAVSLRNGRDLNLEQEMARESRPTETLVHVPIEIDDSTGLTEVMVQHAPAETSKETEVAKKTESEQEKAAETVPKELQNQSTLKKRPPTPFPQRLAKYQKDEQYKKFLEMLKQIQVGKFVFPVDFVILDCRVDEEIPIILGRPFFSTGRALIDCETGELKMRLNDEEIKFNVQKSMRRPSEFANCSLIEAVDVILEEEDKTLNAKVL